The proteins below come from a single Fodinicola acaciae genomic window:
- a CDS encoding class I SAM-dependent methyltransferase has protein sequence MAESSLNETARSGYGRQSGAYVRGRPQYPAPAVEWVVAHLPGDGESVADIGAGTGALTMPLAERKIPVIAVEPVKAMIERCPAGPHRLRAAAGRLPFRNGALSGIVAATAFHWFAATDVLREFHRCLVDDAPMILLWNERDLRVPWVAEHNALVEPYAGDTPRFATMRWKAVVDAFPGFAEKAYAEFPNPSPTNRQGLVDRILSTSFIAALSPAEREQVRQRAAALAGALPQSFDYPYLTRIWCYRRR, from the coding sequence GTGGCTGAGAGTTCATTGAATGAGACGGCACGATCGGGATACGGGCGGCAGAGCGGCGCGTACGTGCGTGGCCGGCCACAGTATCCGGCGCCGGCGGTCGAGTGGGTGGTGGCGCATCTGCCGGGCGACGGTGAGTCGGTGGCCGATATCGGTGCCGGCACCGGAGCGCTGACAATGCCGCTGGCCGAGCGAAAGATTCCGGTGATCGCGGTGGAGCCGGTGAAGGCGATGATCGAGCGCTGTCCTGCCGGGCCGCACAGGTTGCGCGCGGCGGCGGGACGGCTGCCATTCCGGAATGGCGCGCTGTCGGGGATTGTCGCGGCCACCGCTTTCCACTGGTTCGCCGCGACCGACGTTCTCCGGGAATTTCACCGCTGTCTGGTTGACGACGCGCCGATGATCCTGCTGTGGAATGAGCGTGACCTCCGGGTGCCGTGGGTTGCCGAGCATAATGCGCTCGTCGAGCCGTACGCGGGGGACACGCCGCGGTTTGCGACGATGCGGTGGAAGGCTGTCGTCGACGCGTTCCCGGGTTTCGCGGAAAAAGCGTACGCGGAGTTTCCCAATCCGAGCCCGACAAACCGGCAGGGCCTGGTCGACCGCATTCTCTCCACCTCGTTCATCGCCGCACTGTCGCCCGCCGAACGCGAACAGGTGCGGCAGCGGGCCGCGGCGCTGGCGGGCGCCCTGCCGCAATCTTTTGACTACCCTTATCTGACGCGGATTTGGTGCTATCGGCGAAGGTGA